The stretch of DNA aaattgcttcATGGCAAAATTGGCACACAAGACTAGACAATCTCGTCCACTAcgtaaatctattttttttttaaattgatatgaATTAACATTAATGCATTAAGGCCAATTATACGGCATTTTGTGATAATACAATAACTCCTCATCTTGCATGATATTAAACTAATCAAATAAACTAAAATcttaataatgaatttaattgcaaatgaaaTGAGGAATGCATCTAAATTAGCAAAACTTCCTCctaactgatttttttcaggCTCTATTGTCTACAAAAGAAATACTAAATGTTTACAAATTCagcatgaaaatttatagttttttactgtacaaattatttcaaggaaataatatcacaaaataatatttaatacaGCAAATTTGCTTATTATTTcatgaattacaaaaaaaaatcgcgaatctaaaattaattacaaaaatgtcaaaaaattatcattcaatttttttctttgaggggGTGCTTTTCGACACACCTACAAATTGGTCCTCTTTCAAGATGTAGAAaatcagataaaaaaaattctcaatcacGACTGAAGAGATGGGAAAAGGGAACAGATTACGGAAGTTATGCATAAAAgaagattatttattttggaaTTCTGAATGTGAAAGAcattttagaatgaaaatttgaatcgaaaaattattttctttttaagtaaaatattgtgaaaatgcCACCTGATTCGGAGAACCACatatatcaatttttatttgctgaAAAATCAACAGGTTCTTCCTGACAGTATTGTCCACCATCGAAGATACTAACTGCCGATTGGATTACACTTATTCGTGAGCAATGTTCATCCTTTTGTTCCTcgtaaaaaatttttgaactttttccaccattttccttcttcttcccaTCCCTCTTCTCCCGACGCTTCCTATCCAATTTGAATACAACAACATCCGATGTACTGCGTGGTGCATCCTGAATTGCTTTACTACGGTCCATTTTTTGATGATTCCGCATACAGGATGATTCCTCATGCTTGTACAGGTATGATTTAAGTGCAAAAGACTTACCACACCGCCCACACGCGTGGGGCTTTGTATTGGAGTGTGTCTGTATGTGGGCACGAAGGTTGGATTTATCTGCAAAAGCTTTGGCGCACACGGTGCACTGGAAGGGCTTTTctccttaaaagaaaaatacataagGAGAATATTTAAGGAATTACGTAGGTTTTGCATGAATTAAACTTTGAGGAAACAAAAATCCAACCTGTGTGGGTGCGAATGTGACCCTGAAGAAGCCAAGGGCGtgagaaacattttccacaGTGAGGGCATTCACAGCCCTGATTGTGCGTACGGACGTGCATGGAAAAAGCTGGCATAGAGACGTAAACTTTATCGCAGTGTGGACAACGTCTTGCCTTCTTGTCTTCCAGGGATCTgcagaagagcaaaaaaaataattattttaatttgagatcTAAATGctttgaatggaaaaatctcACACACCTGTGAGTCTGACGATGCCGTGCCAAATTCGAAgatgtggaatatttcttcccgCATTCCGGGCATACGTGAATATCATCGGATGATCCCTCCGTAGTCTCCGTCTTGACGAGATTGAGAAGATTCCCATCGACACTTGCATCTGAGCTCTGTGAATTTGCCTCACTGTCTACCACAATGCGCTCAGGGAGCTTTCGTGATTTCCTCTTGTCgaaaattttatgtgaataCTTGTAGTTTGTGTCATAGCTTGTGCTTGGATTTGGCTGTTCTGCATCTGCTTCAGTGGAATGTTGCACAAAGGGAATTGTATTCGGATTTGCTGATCGGCGACCCCACTGATTGTTCTCAAATGAGTCATCGGAGTCAGTTTGGGAGAATGACTCGGTCGAATTGTGgcgataaattgaaaatggcgATGCTCTGTAGGCCACCTTCTCCTTTATATTGCTCTCCAAGTAGAAGTTTTCCTGAAGATTTGTCGTACTTAGCTTCCCCGCAGCCAATGTTACTTCCGCCAATTGGGTGAGATTGTAGAGTTCATCCGGAACGACGCGCTGCTCCACCTCATGTACCATCCTGTGTTAAATTGCGTACAAAGAACGCGTCAAGTTTAGCAATAAAGTCATTAAGTTGGATGGCAATATGGGTAGCTAAATGTTTTGTATGtctaaaatgttaaagaattaattttaagccaTTTTCCTCGAAGATGATTGATGCGCCACCAATTAATATCAATGGCTTTGGTGAGAAATCGAGGAAGAAAGGTGGAACAACCTGCTAAATGCGTCATAAGAGTTTGGCAATCGtccagaaaattttatattttcggCTCTTTATCGTATAAACACACTTTGCGTGTCCGATTTTCCACACCACCACTGGGCAATTTACATTTCGGTCCCCATCGCGTGGTGCTACTGCAAAGCCACGCGAAAAAAGGAAGGTGTAGACGCATACGAAAAGTACTGAAACACCTTACAAATCTTCCAAGACGTAACTCCCTGCAGGCATTGCTtctacttcttttttcttcttcatcgcACATCCTAATTTTTTGTTCTGGCTTAAAAATCTCGCATCTGTTTGTTTATTCTTAAACAACTTGTGCATAGTGTTGCATGTGTCAAAAGGCATTCCAGTGTGATCGCATTCAATGCTGCACCACCATTGCTCTGCGCACACGGGATCTGTTCTAATCTTAGCCACTTCCTGGCAGGGGAGACTCTTTCGTGTCTTTCTTCCATTTCTCTCACACTGCGTGACTCCATAAAATACCGCGATGAACAAAGGGTTACGACGTCGACGAAATCCAACCGACCCACGGAGGGAGTGTCCCCCCACAAAGTAAAACTATTTTAAGTAACTAAACTCGTGCGAAATTGAGTCTAAGATCAGTTACAAACTtgcgatttatttttatttattataagaGAAACTGATTCATCAATACGGTGGCACAATACTGCCACTCTAAATCACCGACATTGTTTCGCACTGAAATCAGTTGggagaatataaatttatttaagaaagagaaaaacttttcaacaaCTGAAGACATTAATGGAAATAGGTTAAAGTGTGGAAAAGActcaaatacaaattttaGCTCTttctaattaaagaaattgttgctaagtattttttttcaggttttaaaataaactgacGAAGATGTCTTTACATGGAAAATGGTCTGAGTGAGTTTGAGCactctaattttattttaaaagttggGATTAATgcttaaaagatattttagaagtttttctatatttttctagtaaaaagaataaaattatattttaattttatataaaaaaaaatgaattgtatCGACACTTCACGGTACggtctttaaaattatttagaattattttaataaattcagaaattaatattaaattcacttaatttttttttctaaactttgttaaaagttttctaataatttttatatattatttccttttaaaatatatattttttaaaattatttcttcaatcaATGTGACCATAatgtttaaatgtttttttttaatctttaagatttgaaaattttaataaaataataaaaggacAAACAATATATAATCGTACCTAATACTATATATGTGGGAATATTAGAATTTGGATGCAAAATCGTAGTAGAGTATGTTCGAACATCAGAGAGAGTAGACGACAAGTGCAGAGAAGCCGTGAAAAAATTTGTGACGAAGGAAAATCACCTCATGTACCATCAACCTCTATaccaattaaataaactattcTACAATTTTGGGGGCTCAACCGGGATAGAGGCTCTGAGTGGTAGATAGAGGTGCTGTGACGTGTGAAAAGTGAATGAGCGCACGACGGAAATTCTTCTGGAGGAATTAGACGCTGAGACGATAGACGCCGAGAcgctgaaggaagaatttcACCAGCTCAGGATCTTTGAGACGTTGAGACGTGAGATGAGGGAATTTAGTgacattgagaagaaattgggAACCTTCACGGGTGAACGCCATGAGAATTTTGTTGAGTGGCTGCAGAAGTTCGAGAACTTGGCAAAGAAGCAGCGATGGGACGAGATCCAGAAATTTGTGTATTGCCGGAAGTTAATGAAGAGTACGGCGAGGATGTTCTTGAGTTGTACGAGAGGTCTAACTAACTGGAGAGCGTTGAAGAAAGGACTTGTGGAGGAGTTTATTCGCGAGGAGAGCAGTGCAGTGTTTAATGATGAATCCGACgatgaagatgaagatgaTTCTGAGGATGAAGACGAAAGCTCTGAAGTAGACGataa from Lutzomyia longipalpis isolate SR_M1_2022 chromosome 1, ASM2433408v1 encodes:
- the LOC129786368 gene encoding zinc finger protein 75A-like, with the protein product MVHEVEQRVVPDELYNLTQLAEVTLAAGKLSTTNLQENFYLESNIKEKVAYRASPFSIYRHNSTESFSQTDSDDSFENNQWGRRSANPNTIPFVQHSTEADAEQPNPSTSYDTNYKYSHKIFDKRKSRKLPERIVVDSEANSQSSDASVDGNLLNLVKTETTEGSSDDIHVCPECGKKYSTSSNLARHRQTHRSLEDKKARRCPHCDKVYVSMPAFSMHVRTHNQGCECPHCGKCFSRPWLLQGHIRTHTGEKPFQCTVCAKAFADKSNLRAHIQTHSNTKPHACGRCGKSFALKSYLYKHEESSCMRNHQKMDRSKAIQDAPRSTSDVVVFKLDRKRREKRDGKKKENGGKSSKIFYEEQKDEHCSRISVIQSAVSIFDGGQYCQEEPVDFSANKN